The following are from one region of the Cetobacterium somerae genome:
- a CDS encoding histidine triad nucleotide-binding protein: protein MATIFTKIINREIPASIIFENDKVIAFKDINPQAPIHILVVPKKEIPTLNDITAEDSEYLTAMYLAIKDIAKDLNISEDGYRVIANCNTHGGQEVFHLHFHLLGGQHLGPMLSI, encoded by the coding sequence ATGGCTACTATATTTACTAAAATTATAAATAGAGAGATTCCAGCTTCTATCATTTTTGAAAATGATAAAGTTATAGCTTTTAAAGATATAAATCCTCAAGCTCCAATTCATATTCTAGTTGTACCTAAAAAAGAGATACCAACTTTAAATGATATTACTGCTGAGGATTCTGAATATTTAACTGCTATGTATCTAGCTATTAAAGATATTGCTAAGGATTTAAATATTTCTGAAGATGGATATAGAGTTATTGCAAACTGCAATACTCATGGAGGACAGGAAGTGTTTCACTTACATTTCCATTTGTTAGGTGGACAACACCTTGGTCCTATGCTATCAATTTAA
- the rpiB gene encoding ribose 5-phosphate isomerase B has product MKIALGADHGGFALKEIVKKHLEDKGFEVLDKGCYSTESVDYPVYAKAVANSILNKEADFGILICGTGIGISIAANRFKGIRAALCSNTTMAKLTREHNDANILALGARMTGDVLALEIVDEFLKTEFLGGRHLTRIQAIEL; this is encoded by the coding sequence ATGAAAATAGCTTTAGGTGCAGATCATGGTGGATTTGCTTTAAAAGAGATTGTTAAGAAACACTTAGAAGATAAAGGATTTGAAGTTTTAGATAAAGGATGTTATTCAACTGAATCAGTTGATTATCCTGTTTATGCAAAAGCTGTAGCTAACTCTATTCTTAATAAAGAAGCAGATTTTGGTATCCTTATTTGTGGTACTGGAATTGGAATTTCAATTGCAGCCAACAGATTTAAAGGAATAAGAGCAGCTTTATGTTCAAATACTACTATGGCTAAATTAACTAGAGAGCATAATGACGCTAACATTCTTGCCCTTGGTGCTAGAATGACTGGAGACGTTTTAGCTCTTGAAATTGTAGACGAATTCTTAAAAACTGAATTCTTAGGTGGAAGACACTTAACAAGAATCCAAGCTATCGAACTTTAA
- a CDS encoding FKBP-type peptidyl-prolyl cis-trans isomerase → MKIEEGKVVTLEFKVYDKNNGELLEDTQDVGPFFYIHGFGNFVPAIEEALEGKEKGYTTTIELTPEEGYGEYDEDLIVDMEKSEFVEFDDIYEGLDFIADMDDGSEQSFIITKIEDEIITADGNHPFAGKDLRFEVTVSDVRDATEEEIEHGHPHFHGFED, encoded by the coding sequence ATGAAAATAGAAGAAGGAAAAGTAGTAACACTTGAGTTTAAAGTTTACGACAAAAACAACGGAGAACTTTTAGAGGACACACAAGATGTAGGACCATTTTTCTATATCCACGGATTTGGAAACTTTGTTCCAGCTATCGAAGAAGCTTTAGAAGGAAAAGAAAAAGGATATACTACTACTATTGAATTAACTCCAGAAGAAGGATACGGAGAGTACGACGAGGATTTAATCGTTGATATGGAAAAATCTGAGTTTGTTGAATTTGATGATATCTATGAAGGACTTGACTTTATAGCTGATATGGATGATGGTTCTGAGCAATCATTTATCATCACAAAAATCGAAGATGAAATTATCACAGCAGATGGAAACCATCCTTTTGCAGGTAAAGATTTAAGATTTGAAGTTACTGTTTCTGATGTTAGAGATGCTACTGAAGAGGAGATTGAGCACGGACATCCTCATTTCCACGGTTTTGAAGACTAA
- a CDS encoding DJ-1/PfpI family protein, producing MKKILIFASNGFESLELSPFIDVFGWNNIVGTKKVFPTICAIHDVLSATWNLKIIPEVNLLKTSINLNEFHALIIPGGFGKAGFFNDIQSETLNSLLNHFISNKKTIIGICTGALAIGIHGYLKNIPATTYLLDNERYFKQLEQYNAIPIKKDIVISDNIITSSGPGTAIDLAFYLLEKLTDQENCMVVKKNMNFFK from the coding sequence ATGAAAAAAATTTTAATTTTTGCATCTAACGGCTTTGAAAGCCTCGAATTATCGCCATTTATAGATGTTTTTGGTTGGAATAATATTGTTGGAACTAAAAAAGTTTTCCCCACAATTTGTGCCATTCATGATGTACTTAGCGCCACTTGGAATTTAAAAATTATTCCTGAAGTTAACTTATTAAAAACATCTATTAATCTAAATGAGTTTCATGCCTTAATAATTCCTGGGGGATTTGGTAAAGCTGGATTCTTTAATGATATTCAATCAGAAACACTAAATTCCTTGTTAAATCATTTTATTTCAAATAAAAAAACTATAATTGGAATATGCACTGGAGCTTTAGCAATTGGAATTCATGGATATTTAAAAAACATTCCTGCTACAACATACCTCTTAGATAATGAAAGATATTTTAAACAATTAGAGCAGTATAATGCCATTCCTATTAAAAAAGATATTGTAATATCTGATAACATTATTACTTCTTCAGGTCCTGGTACTGCTATTGATTTAGCTTTTTATCTCCTTGAAAAACTAACTGATCAAGAAAATTGTATGGTAGTTAAAAAAAATATGAATTTTTTTAAATAA
- a CDS encoding aminotransferase class I/II-fold pyridoxal phosphate-dependent enzyme, with the protein MTKLNQYQTPIFSTLKDVYAKRDIIPFHVPGHKRGKGMDKEFYEFMGPNPFSIDVTIFKMVDGLHNPKSCIKEAQELAADAYGVKKTFFAVNGTSGAIQAMIMSVVKPGEKILVPRNVHKSVSGGIILSGSVPVYMNPEVDDELGIAHGVRPEVVENMLKQHPDTKAVLIINPTYYGAATDIKKIADIVHSYDIPLIVDEAHGAHLHFHEELPISAIDAGADICCQSTHKIIGAMTQMSMLHVNSTRVDVNRIQQILSILHTTSPSYPLMASLDCARRQIATEGRELLTRTLKLARDLRAEVNKIPGIFSFGKEIVGRYGIHDFDETKLSISARELGLTGFELETLLVDDYNIQVELSDFYNVLGLITLGDDEVSTGKLLDALKDISKRFFGKGKKIGESVGKMPTIPESILIPREAFYSENNKIKFLESEGKICAEMIMAYPPGIPVIYPGERITRDIITYIQNLKAAKLHVQGMEDPELEYIKVIDEEDAVYLYTEKMKNKMFAVPMNLGANKAGIEFGPEVLEEYFPDTFGEMTYIDIEKQRENFNEWSLKYKNTILNTCEKLATAVNEAVRDGYRPITIGGDHSIALGSISGVALEKEVGVVWIDAHGDMNTDETTMSGNIHGMPLALLQGAGDRDLVNCFYEGAKIDSKNVVILGARDLDVKERDVIEELGVKVIPYDEVVHKGLDNVLDEIRDYLKIDNIHISFDVDSVDPEFAPGVSTPVRNGFTPEEMFKTFRFLFKNYSITSVDIVEYNPVNDKNEKTMNFVNDLTEFVLNPNV; encoded by the coding sequence ATGACTAAATTAAATCAATATCAAACACCTATATTCTCAACACTGAAGGACGTATATGCGAAAAGAGACATAATTCCTTTCCATGTTCCAGGGCATAAGAGAGGAAAGGGAATGGATAAAGAGTTTTACGAGTTTATGGGACCTAATCCCTTCTCAATTGATGTAACTATCTTTAAGATGGTTGATGGATTACACAATCCAAAGAGTTGTATAAAAGAAGCACAAGAGTTAGCAGCTGACGCTTATGGAGTAAAGAAAACCTTTTTCGCTGTCAACGGAACATCAGGAGCGATTCAAGCTATGATTATGTCTGTTGTAAAGCCAGGAGAGAAAATATTAGTCCCTAGAAATGTGCACAAATCAGTTTCTGGTGGAATTATATTAAGTGGATCAGTTCCAGTATATATGAATCCTGAAGTAGATGACGAATTAGGAATAGCTCATGGAGTTAGACCAGAAGTTGTTGAAAATATGCTTAAGCAGCATCCAGATACAAAAGCTGTATTAATCATTAACCCAACATACTATGGAGCGGCAACTGATATCAAAAAGATTGCAGATATAGTTCATAGCTATGATATTCCTTTAATAGTTGATGAGGCTCACGGAGCTCACTTACACTTCCATGAAGAGTTACCAATATCAGCAATAGATGCAGGAGCAGATATTTGCTGTCAAAGTACTCATAAAATAATTGGAGCAATGACACAAATGTCAATGTTACATGTAAACTCAACAAGAGTAGACGTAAATAGAATACAGCAGATATTAAGTATTCTACATACAACATCACCTTCATATCCACTAATGGCATCATTAGATTGTGCTAGAAGACAGATAGCTACAGAAGGAAGAGAGTTATTAACAAGAACATTGAAATTAGCAAGAGATTTAAGAGCAGAAGTTAATAAAATTCCAGGAATTTTCTCTTTTGGAAAAGAGATTGTAGGAAGATACGGAATACATGATTTCGATGAAACAAAACTTTCTATATCAGCAAGAGAGTTAGGATTAACAGGATTTGAGTTAGAAACTTTACTTGTTGACGATTATAATATCCAAGTTGAGTTATCAGATTTCTATAATGTATTGGGACTAATTACATTAGGAGATGACGAAGTAAGTACAGGGAAATTACTTGATGCTTTAAAAGATATCAGTAAGAGATTCTTTGGAAAAGGAAAGAAAATAGGGGAATCAGTTGGAAAAATGCCAACTATACCTGAATCGATCTTAATCCCAAGAGAAGCTTTCTACAGTGAAAATAATAAAATTAAATTCTTAGAAAGCGAAGGAAAAATTTGTGCTGAGATGATTATGGCATATCCACCAGGAATTCCAGTAATCTATCCAGGAGAAAGAATTACAAGAGATATAATCACATATATTCAAAACTTAAAGGCAGCAAAACTTCACGTTCAAGGAATGGAAGACCCTGAGTTAGAGTATATTAAAGTTATAGATGAAGAAGATGCAGTATATTTATATACTGAAAAAATGAAAAATAAAATGTTTGCTGTTCCAATGAACTTAGGAGCAAATAAAGCAGGTATTGAATTTGGACCAGAAGTTTTAGAGGAGTACTTCCCAGATACATTTGGTGAGATGACTTATATAGATATTGAAAAGCAAAGAGAGAATTTTAATGAGTGGTCGTTAAAATATAAAAATACAATACTTAATACTTGTGAGAAGTTAGCAACAGCAGTAAACGAAGCAGTAAGAGATGGATATAGACCTATAACTATTGGAGGAGATCACTCAATAGCACTAGGATCAATATCAGGGGTAGCGTTAGAAAAAGAAGTTGGGGTAGTGTGGATTGATGCTCACGGAGATATGAATACTGATGAAACAACAATGTCAGGAAATATTCATGGAATGCCGTTAGCACTTTTACAAGGAGCTGGAGATAGAGATTTAGTAAATTGTTTCTATGAAGGAGCTAAAATTGACAGCAAAAATGTTGTAATTTTAGGAGCAAGAGATTTAGATGTAAAAGAAAGAGACGTTATTGAAGAGTTAGGAGTAAAAGTAATTCCTTATGATGAAGTTGTTCATAAAGGATTAGATAATGTTTTAGATGAGATAAGAGACTACTTAAAGATTGATAATATCCATATAAGTTTTGATGTGGATTCAGTTGATCCAGAGTTTGCTCCAGGAGTAAGTACACCAGTTAGAAATGGATTCACTCCAGAAGAGATGTTCAAAACATTTAGATTCTTATTTAAAAACTACTCTATAACATCAGTAGATATAGTAGAATACAATCCAGTAAACGATAAAAATGAGAAGACTATGAATTTTGTAAATGATTTAACGGAGTTTGTATTAAATCCAAACGTATAA
- a CDS encoding MurR/RpiR family transcriptional regulator has protein sequence MKKAVLANLEQNYSTYSKSFKKIVDFIKHNQSIVSFISINELAKETGTSPATITRFSKNLGFKGYPDFQRVFQKDVEISTSQMKEFREEIDSMSGDGILSEIITTNIELLEEIDTVAIEEQLEKAMEMIKTSRKLYILGARGSYALAYYLYFMLKELREDVELMISGASDFTDKLLYSSPDDVLFTISFHPYTNFTCQVTEFFKEQGNRIITMTDKKDSVLGNISDLVITTKNGGKAYTFVPGIIILNALLLKFGKQNKEESIERLDKLKKITDRFNIYQR, from the coding sequence ATGAAAAAGGCGGTATTAGCTAATTTAGAGCAGAATTATTCAACGTATAGTAAGAGTTTTAAAAAGATTGTGGACTTTATAAAACATAATCAGAGTATAGTATCATTTATTTCAATAAATGAGCTAGCTAAAGAGACAGGAACAAGTCCAGCTACAATAACAAGATTTTCAAAAAATTTAGGGTTTAAAGGTTATCCTGATTTCCAAAGAGTTTTTCAAAAAGATGTTGAAATATCAACTTCTCAAATGAAAGAGTTTAGAGAAGAGATTGACTCAATGTCAGGAGATGGAATACTATCTGAAATCATAACTACGAACATAGAGCTTTTAGAGGAGATAGATACTGTAGCTATAGAAGAGCAATTAGAAAAAGCTATGGAAATGATAAAAACTAGTAGAAAGTTATATATATTAGGAGCAAGAGGATCATATGCTCTAGCATACTATCTATATTTTATGTTAAAAGAATTAAGAGAAGATGTAGAGTTAATGATATCAGGAGCGTCTGATTTTACAGATAAGCTACTTTATTCAAGCCCGGATGATGTACTATTTACAATATCGTTCCATCCATATACAAACTTTACTTGTCAAGTAACTGAGTTTTTTAAAGAGCAAGGAAATAGAATAATTACTATGACTGATAAAAAAGATTCTGTATTAGGTAATATATCTGATTTAGTGATCACCACAAAAAATGGAGGAAAAGCTTATACTTTTGTTCCAGGTATAATTATTTTAAATGCTTTACTTTTAAAATTTGGAAAACAAAATAAAGAGGAAAGTATTGAAAGATTAGACAAACTAAAGAAAATAACAGATAGATTTAATATCTATCAAAGATAA
- a CDS encoding APC family permease: MSENLEKRYGFSVAFSMVVGIVIGIGIFFKAGQILVAANMNPKIAIAAWVLGGIISILSGLTAAEVGAAIPETGGMIAWIKKIYGKRIAFLVGWAQLIIYFPALIGLIAYYFAVFTGNFLNIDPSNTMFLGGTAFVAISFLFAINIFTKNVGGKIQTLATVAKIVPLLLITIFGFLSGDNSSGMFYMTEITREATSSSPLVLLGLSLVPIMFAFDGWIYVGTIAGDLKNVKKDLPRAIILGLGFIAIFYVALNLALLNVFTAEEIVKVGMFGVATKLFGPMGAKFIFLGIMISAFGGLNGMILASTRIPYTLAIEGHLPKKEFFAKIDDKHKQPINSSVVMYLLSVFFLIAMIITGNPDVFGDIPVALFWLFYCLVFLGLFILRKNEPNLERPYRVPFYPVVPILALIGGASIFIYAAISNPTYMAVSVALTLTGLFVYREN; encoded by the coding sequence ATGAGTGAAAATTTAGAAAAAAGATACGGCTTTTCAGTAGCTTTTTCAATGGTTGTAGGAATTGTTATTGGAATTGGAATCTTCTTTAAAGCTGGTCAAATTTTAGTAGCAGCTAATATGAATCCAAAAATTGCAATTGCAGCTTGGGTGCTTGGAGGTATTATATCAATATTATCAGGTCTTACTGCAGCAGAAGTTGGAGCAGCTATTCCTGAAACAGGTGGTATGATTGCATGGATTAAGAAAATTTATGGAAAAAGAATAGCCTTTTTAGTTGGATGGGCTCAATTAATAATATATTTTCCAGCTTTAATAGGTTTAATTGCATATTATTTTGCAGTATTTACAGGAAATTTTTTAAATATAGATCCTAGTAATACTATGTTTTTAGGAGGAACAGCATTTGTTGCTATATCTTTCCTATTTGCAATAAATATATTTACTAAAAATGTAGGTGGAAAAATTCAAACACTAGCTACAGTAGCTAAAATTGTACCACTATTATTGATAACTATATTTGGATTTTTATCTGGAGATAATTCATCTGGAATGTTTTATATGACAGAGATTACAAGAGAAGCTACATCTTCATCACCTTTAGTTTTATTAGGATTATCATTAGTGCCAATTATGTTTGCTTTTGATGGATGGATATATGTTGGAACAATTGCAGGAGATTTAAAAAATGTAAAAAAAGATCTTCCTAGAGCAATTATATTAGGATTAGGATTTATAGCGATATTTTATGTGGCATTAAACCTAGCACTATTAAACGTATTCACAGCAGAGGAGATTGTAAAAGTTGGAATGTTTGGAGTAGCTACAAAATTATTTGGACCAATGGGAGCTAAGTTTATATTCTTAGGAATTATGATATCAGCATTTGGTGGACTAAATGGTATGATATTAGCATCAACAAGAATACCGTATACTTTAGCAATAGAGGGACACCTTCCAAAGAAGGAGTTTTTTGCTAAAATAGATGATAAACATAAACAACCTATAAATTCTTCAGTAGTTATGTATCTATTATCAGTTTTCTTCTTAATAGCTATGATTATAACAGGAAATCCAGATGTATTTGGTGATATTCCAGTAGCATTATTTTGGTTATTCTACTGTTTAGTATTTTTAGGATTATTTATTTTAAGAAAAAATGAACCAAATTTAGAAAGACCATACAGAGTTCCATTCTATCCAGTTGTGCCAATACTTGCATTAATAGGTGGAGCATCAATATTTATTTATGCAGCTATATCAAATCCAACGTATATGGCAGTATCAGTGGCATTAACTTTAACAGGTCTTTTTGTTTATAGAGAAAATTAA